The following nucleotide sequence is from Streptomyces sp. HUAS CB01.
GGTCGGCCTCGTCCCGGCCGCAGCCGGTCATGATGTCCACCATCTCGATGATCTGCTCGTGGAAGACGACGACGCCGTACGTCTCCGCCAGCGGCCCGGCCAGATCGGGGTGCGGGAAGCGGACCGGCGCCCGCCCGTGCCGCGCCTCGATGAACGGCCGCACCATGTCCGCCGCGACCGGCCCCGGCCGGAACAGCGAGATGTCCACGACCAGGTCGTGGAAGCTCGCGGGCTGCAGCCGGCCGACGAGATCGCGCTGGCCCGGCGACTCGATCTGGAAGCAGCCCAGCGTCTCGGCGGAGCGGATGAGCCCGTACGTCGCCGGATCGCCCGGCGGCACCTGACCTGCGTCGTCCAGGTCGATCCGCCGGCCCGTCGTCCGCTCGATCTCCGTGACGGCGTGCGCCATGGCGGACTGCATCCGTACACCGAGCACATCGAGTTTGAGCAGCCCGAGGTCCTCGACGTCCTCCTTGTCGAACTGCGACATCGGGAAGGGGGAGGCTCCCCCGCCCGAAGGACCGCCGGGGATCTCGCCGCTGGTCGGCATCACGGGGGTGCGCCGCAGCAGTGAGGAGTCGGAGATGAGCACCCCGCACGGGTGCATGGCGACGCCTCGCGGCAGCGCGTCCAGGCTCTCGACCAGCTCCCACAGCCTGCGGTGACCGCCCTTCTCCTTCGCCACCTCGCGCAGTTCGGGCAGCTCCTCCATGGCCGCGCGGGCATCGCGGGCGCGGATGTGCGGGAACGCCTTCGCCAGCCGGTCGATCTCGGCCGGGTCCATGCTCAGCGCGGCACCCACGTCCCGGATCGCGTGCCGCACCCGGTAGGTCTCGGGCATGGCGACGGCCGCGACCCGCTCCTCGCCGAAGCGGTCGAGGATCGCGCGGTACACCTCCAGCCTGCGGGCGGACTCGACGTCGATGTCGATGTCGGGCAGCGCGAACCGGCGCTTGGACAGGAAGCGTTCCATCAGCAGGTGCTGCTCGACCGGGTCGGCGTGCGCGATGCCGAGGAGATGGTTCACGAGGGATCCGGCGCCGGAGCCGCGGGCCGCGACCCGGATACCCATCTCCCGCACGTCGTCCACGACCTGAGCAACCGTCAGAAAATAGGTGGCGTTGCCGTGGAAGGCGATGACGTCCAGCTCGGAGTGCATCCGCTCCCAGTACGCGCGGGACTGCGCCGGCGGCAGCCGGTCGTAGCCGCGCAGCACCATCCCCGCCGCGGCCCGGGAGGCGAGGACGCGCTGGGCGCTGCGTCCGGCGGCGCCCACGAGGTGCGGCTCCGGGTAGTAGGCGTAGCCCATCCCCAGGTCGCGCTCGGGGTCGACGCGGCATTCGGCGGCGGTCTCCTCGGTGACGGCGAGCAGCCGGTGCGCGGCGTCGCGGCGCCCGCCGGCGGCCTCGGCGATCCGCTCGGCCGCGCGGGCCATGTCGTCCGCGCCCTTGAGCCAGCGCTCGCCGCTGTCGAGCCCCCGGGCGGGGTCGACGGGGACGAGCCTGCGGGCCGCGTCGAGGACGTCGGCGACGGGGCCCTGGCCGGGATCGGCGTAGCGCACGGCGTTGCTGAGGACGGCCCTGACGCCCTGCTCGGCGGCGAAGCCCGCGGTGCGGGCGGCGAGGCGGAGCGAGCCGGGGCCCGTGCCCTCGGTCCCGTGGTGCACGACCTCGAGACGGAGTGCGTCGCCGTACCGCTCCCGCCAGGGCGCGAGCAGCCGGGCGGCCCGGTCGGGACGGCCCGCGGCGAGAGCCCTGCCCACCTCGGAGGCCGGGCCGAGCAGCACGG
It contains:
- a CDS encoding DNA polymerase III subunit alpha, with the protein product MPGFTHLHTVSGFSVRYGASHPERLAERAAERGMGALALTDRDTVAGAVRFAKACARAGVRPIFGAELAVREQGVRTEGTTARAERRRTPVRGGAFIDESAPRVTFLARDGAAGWAELCRLITAAHTAEGRPVLDRDALAGATGPAGASWGDGLTVLLGPASEVGRALAAGRPDRAARLLAPWRERYGDALRLEVVHHGTEGTGPGSLRLAARTAGFAAEQGVRAVLSNAVRYADPGQGPVADVLDAARRLVPVDPARGLDSGERWLKGADDMARAAERIAEAAGGRRDAAHRLLAVTEETAAECRVDPERDLGMGYAYYPEPHLVGAAGRSAQRVLASRAAAGMVLRGYDRLPPAQSRAYWERMHSELDVIAFHGNATYFLTVAQVVDDVREMGIRVAARGSGAGSLVNHLLGIAHADPVEQHLLMERFLSKRRFALPDIDIDVESARRLEVYRAILDRFGEERVAAVAMPETYRVRHAIRDVGAALSMDPAEIDRLAKAFPHIRARDARAAMEELPELREVAKEKGGHRRLWELVESLDALPRGVAMHPCGVLISDSSLLRRTPVMPTSGEIPGGPSGGGASPFPMSQFDKEDVEDLGLLKLDVLGVRMQSAMAHAVTEIERTTGRRIDLDDAGQVPPGDPATYGLIRSAETLGCFQIESPGQRDLVGRLQPASFHDLVVDISLFRPGPVAADMVRPFIEARHGRAPVRFPHPDLAGPLAETYGVVVFHEQIIEMVDIMTGCGRDEADRVRRGLSDPESQERIRTWFAAQAERKGYTAEVVARTWEIIEAFGSYGFCKAHAVAFAVPTYQSAWLKAHHPAAFYAGLLTHDPGMYPKRLLLADARRRGVPVLPLDVNRSAVTHRIELVSDDGGSGTWGLRLAFSDVHGIGEVEAERIEAAQPYSSLLDFWERARPGRPVAERLAQVGALDEFGANRRDLLLHIAELHRAQRSSVSHGGRGGQLPLDGGRRTASVGLPDLNEAERLSAELGVLGMDASRHLMADHHRFLDELGAIPAKRLRDADHGATVLVAGAKAATQTPPIRSGRRVIFTTLDDGTGLVDLAFFDDSHEACAHTVFHSWLLLVRGVVQRRGPRSLSVVGSAAWNLADLIELRRTGGLDAVAERLAAGTAGGGGGDGAGSEGASGAPADGGRRIRMSTGYEMNAWADLRPAGEGAAPARKLWHQSPGSAG